AATTTCTTTTGTACCTGGTGCTgtagattttgttttgttctggTTGGATGTACCAGTCTTGATATACAGTTTTACAGTGGACTTCAGAGTTTATCCTAATACTGTtctcattctttctttctttacccTCTTGTCTGTTCCTATATCAATAGGAGAGCTGTCCAGTAGTGAtgagaaaaaatacaaagctcTGAAACGAGCAACAGAAAGGGAAATTTCTCAAAGTGCTGATGTCATCTGTTGCACTTGTGTTGGTGCTGGAGATCCTCGGTTGGCAAATTTTAGGTTTCGCCAGGTAGAAATgcatcttatttttcttctgttttgtcTTCTTATCGTTTGTTTTTGCCCTCAATCTTTTGTTGCTGAACTATTGGAAGCTTACACTCTTTACCTTATTTTAGGTACTTATTGATGAGTCAACTCAGGCGACTGAACCAGAGTGTCTCATCCCTTTGGTACTTGGGGCGAAGCAGGtattcaagaatattttgaCATGCCCATTTTACTATCATGTGCTTCAGTTTCTGATGAGTAGTTATCTGCTAGGTCGTTTTTGTTGGTGACCATTGCCAGCTTGGACCTGTCATTATGTGCAAGAAAGCTGCTCGTGCTGGGTTAGCCCAGTCTCTCTTTGAGCGCCTTGTTTTACTTGGTGTGAAACCAATTAGATTGCAGGTAATGTTATTTCAGTTATCTCTCTGTGTGTGGTCTGCTCATGTATTTATGGTTAGCACATTTATCCTGCTTGGAATGAAATGGTTGTTAGGAACTGCTTGTtatcaattataatttagttaCTTTGCACtaaatttcatctttctttGTATCAAGGCTGATGTAATTTCTTTCATAGGATGCTGCTAAGCTGGTActtatgttttcttctttcatacTTCAGGTTCAATATCGCATGCACCCATCTCTTTCTGAATTTCCATCCAACAGCTTTTATGAAGGCACTCTGCAAAATGGTGTGACTGTCAATGAGAGACAGTCATCAGGCATTGATTTCCCTTGGCCTGTGCCAAATCGTCCAATGTTCTTTTATGTACAGGTATGATATTTGCATATTGGTTATATTATATTACAATtactttaaacaaaaaggataatTACTTAGCTAGTGCATTTTTTTGGGCTGATACAGTCTATAGGAATTGTGTGATATTCCCACCTGAATAGTATCAGAAAGAAATTAtgacaatatatttattttaatatgctaactTAAAAGAATTTTCCAGCAAGTGCTTTTAATGCACTACAAATCCCTGGTCTCCTTTTGTCTATATcctgttatattttttcaaggcTATGTTTTGTAACTCAATAGCTGTTCTTTAGATGGGACAAGAAGAGATAAGTGCCAGTGGGACATCCTATCTAAATCGTACCGAGGctgcaaatgttgaaaaaattgTAACTACGTTTTTGAGGAGCGGTGTAGTCCCTAGCCAGGCATGtgtatcttctcttcttgttttcaTAGGTGCATTTCTTTTTTGCGATacaatattttgaatttgtacAACATTTTACAGATTGGAGTTATAACACCTTACGAAGGACAGAGAGCATATATTGTGAATTATATGTCAAGAAACGGTGCCCTCAGACAGCAACTATACAAGGAAATTGAGGTAATTCATAGCTTCTTTTTTATGGGTCTAGATGCTGTTCAATATTTACTTGCAATTGCTACATGATTTAGCATTTTTTTGCAGGTTGCAAGTGTTGATTCATTTCAAGGAAGGGAAAAGGACTACATTATTCTGTCTTGTGTTAGGAGCAACGAACATCAGGTTGGTTCTCTATACCCTTCCAAATTCTATAGATCACAAAACTTATGTGGTTAATTTTAAGGGGTAAGCTGAATGTAGCTGTTCAACTCAGAGCCCGAGCTTTGAATCTTGatcttgttttctattttttcaagcCTTTTGGGTTGTGTGCTCATTTATTTATTGCACTCTTTTGTGCATGCTGTATCATCTTATCATGGCTTCAATCCTCATTTATGCATGTGGACATGTAATGGAGACCATTGTCAAATCCATTGTTGGTAatcacatgaataaaaaaaggcaTTGTCTGGTCACATGACACTATCAAATTGTGGTATTAGAAGAGAATTTGGGTTTGTCCAGTCGTAGGACTATATCAAATTGTGGTCGTAGAAGGGAGAATTTTGGTGTGATCCTATCATTCAGCATTTAACCTTTTCATTATGTGGTGCTCATCACGAAGTTgccttcttcctcttccccatCACATGTATGCTAGAAGGTAGGGTCCTAGTTCTAACAAGATGCTCACGTGGAAGCACTTGTTTGATGGGTTTGGTACCATATATCTTTGAGTGGTCGTCAGAACTTGCTTGATAACATATGTGAAATATCCTTTTGTGTAGGGAAGTGTCAGGTTATtgtactatatattttttctttcccccaTTTCAACTGTATCAAATGCGGACAGATACTGGTGtagtttttagacttaatttcCAGCCCATTCTGATTTTGTTCACCATCAAAGGTGTCTCTTGTGGTAGAtaaaaaggttttcttttatGATCACGTGCTTGACCGCTGTCCCTTTCTCTAGGGCATTGGATTTCTTAATGATCCTCGGAGATTGAATGTAGCTCTAACCCGTGCTCGATATGGTATTGTCATCTTGGGAAACCCTAAAGTTCTAAGTAAGCAGCCTTTGTGGAATAGCTTATTAACTCACTACAAGGTATGTCTTCTCTACCTGTTGTGTTATGCTTTTTTTGAAACTCTCATTTGCACAACTTTTTGCTAATGTTAGCGATGGTATGGTGCGGAGATCGAAAGATGAATTTCAGTTTTACATATCCTTTGTCGCTTGCTAATAACAATTTGGTTTATTACTGAAACGTTTTTACTCTTTCTGGTTGCTACAATTGTTTCACCAGGAACATGAGTGCTTGGTTGAAGGACCTTTGAATAACTTGAAGCAGAGCATGGTTCAATTTCAAAAGCCCAAAAAGGTACGGGGTTCAACTTTCTAGGAAAGGGCAGCATCATTGACTAAGGATAAATTTGTCCAAGTTTccatttttgtgttgttttttgagTCTTTCCATTGTATCATGAAGTACTTGTCAGGAATAAATATGAACTGATTGTGGCTGGCTATGTTTTCATACAGATTTATAACGATAGGAGGCTTTTCTTTGGTGGTGGACCTGGAATTGTCCCTAATGATAATTTTGGGTCTGTTGCCTCATCTAGCCCAAATGCTGATAGAAGAAACTCCCGTGCCAGGGGTATGCTACATTTCACCTGTCTAGTTAGAAATCCTAGAATTTTTACACAGCGATGGCATTTAAGTTCAACGAATCCCTAAGGATATGCATACTCAAAAGTAGAACAGGACTGAAGCACACTCATTATTCAATCAAGTTCCTCTGCTTAGCTACTCTGCTGTCCTTATGTTGACTTGTCAGATTGTGTTGTCCCAAATATAGGATCTTATATGCCACCCGCCCCACCCAATGGTACCCACAAGCCTGGTGCTCATCCTGCTGGGTTTCCAATGCCTCGGGTCCCCATTCCACCATTTCATGGTGATCCACCTTCTCAACCATATGCTATTCCAACTCGTGGAGCTGTGCATGGGCCAATTGGAGCTGTTCCTCAAGTCCCTCAGCCAGGAAGTCGAGGTTTTGGTGCTGGGCGTGGCAATGCTGGTGCACCTATTGGAAGTCATCTCCCTCACCAGCAAGGCACTCAGCAAGGCATTGGGAATATTGgatctttcaatttttcttccCTGGATAATCCAAATAGCCAGCCATCTGTGGGTAGTGCATTATCTCAGCCTGGATACATTAATAATGTAAgcaattttttcttaacaatttgATTCATCTATATGATTTTATTGCTATCATAGTATTCTTGTGTCCTGAACATGTTTGTTGCATAAATAGATTCCAGTTCAGGGATCGAGCCAAACATTTCGTGATGGATTTTCCATGGGGGGTATGTCCCAGGTATTTTCCCGGCTCGTCATccttaaaaattatgttttattgacTTGGTTTGCCTCTCCTTTTTTCCCCCCTCTAATTTCTTTTCTGAGGGCTATCAATCAGGAGTTCTTGGGTGATGACTTCAAAAGCCAGGGATCGCATGTTCCTTACAATGTTGCTGATTTCTCCACTCAGGTATATAAGCCCTGCTAGAGTAGAGATCATGTTATATGTccaatagtattttttttttcttttttccatataTGGTGCAAATGGACGAAGAGTGTGAGGTTAGATTTTTTCTTTGGTggaatattcatttttttgtatttccgaaTGCTTTTCATACTCTGGTCTaggttttctttcaatttatacaTGATAATCAGGGGTTGGCAAAATTTCTTGAGTATATAGTGGTAGGCATTGCTTGGCAGCAAATGAGGCAAAATGAGAAGAGTAATTTGTTATTTAACTTCTGTGTTTGAAGTCTTGCTTCAACCAAATATGGTCTTTCCTTTTGCAGTGGTAGTAGAGAATGCACTTCTGTCTTAGGATTTTTTTGTAATGCAAAATGCTCTGCAGGCATCTCAAAGTGGATATGCTGTGGATTATGTTACACAAGGAGCCCAAGGTGGGTTTCCAGGCAACTTCTTGAATCAGAATTCTCAAGCTGGATTTTCTCGTTTTGGTTCTGGAAATGATTTCATGTCTCAGGTTTGCCTTTTGAAAACACcatgtattttttcttaatcacGGATAGACTGCTGTTTATCTGAGCCCTGATGAACTTCTGTTTGCAGGATTACATGGCTCATGGATCACAAGGGCTATTCACTCAGGTTGGCTTTAATGATCCCTCACAAGATGATGCATCGCAGAGCCACTTTGGCATAACCAATCCGAACCAACTTCAATCTCAGGTTTTTTCTGATACCCAAAGCTCTAGAGATAAAGAAGTGCAAGAGGCAAAACAACCAAAACTGCATGTAGAAAAATTTGGCATCATGTATATGTTTTTGCATGTTTATCAAATGCTTGCAGCACTCTTAATTttgcctcttctttttttgttgcataATTTTGCAGTTTTTGTTTGGAAGTCGGTTAGTGGTTCTTCCCAGTATATAAAACATAGTTTGGTCAAATTATATGCAGGGCTTGATGAATTCTCTTTACTCTCAGCCCTTTGCTCACTACAACACTCAGCCGGTGAACTTACAGGCTCCACAGCAGCAGTCTCAGCAGGGTCAGGGCACCCAAAACCAGAAAATCCATTACAACGGTTGAGAGTGCATGGTAacgtttttttgtgtgtgtggcTATGATGGGTTATGATCTTTGAATTCAGCAACTTGGTTTGTGCCGTCACGTGTGCCCTAATATATCTCTGCCAAGAGTGCAGAAGAGTTTGTCGTCCTCTTGAGGTCAGTTTTGGTATACTTCATTAGCCAAAGAATACCTTGGATGATAAGAATAAAAGATAGGGGGCCATAGCTCTGCTATGGGGTGTGTGAGCAGATGTGGGCTGCACATCCGAGGCTGAGAAAGTAAAGGATAAACCCAATTGCCTGCTTAAAGTAGAGTGTTTTGAGAAGGTGAAGTTGTTCCGAAGGAGCATTACATGGCATGCTTTGCTGGAAGGGTGTGGACGTCTCGATGAGGGGTATATATAATACTTGACCTACAGGGGAGACCCCTATTAATTATACGAAAGCAGTTACCACTGAAGATTTTTTCACAGCGATGGGGAAAGTTGCCTGACCCTTTCAGCTCTTCCTGACATGTAATTATACTCTTATAATCAGCAGCTAGATGGTTAGACGATGATATCCTAGGAATTCATACTGTGCAGCCAGCCAGTGATTTCTTGCACTTAGCTTGGTATGTTTCAAGTGTGGGATTGGTTTTTTCATCAAATGGGTTTTGCTTTAAGTTCTTGGTCCCATAGGGTTTCTGCAAGGTCACAGATCTGTACTCTTTGGAGACTATGAGTAAAATATCTAATGAATAGAGGCGATGGTTTCTGCTTGTAATTTGCTTTTATTGGTGGTCATGTTAGTTTTCACCGTATGAATGGGAAAACAATGGTGTTTTCTGCAATGATAAAACCAGAAAAATAGCCAATCCAGTTGCAAACAATTTGCTAAATACTTCACTAATGGACCTGGTTTCAAGGTTCATCGAGAGGGAAGCTGTGGAAACCATTGTGCTCTGACAAATTGTCGTCTCCATGCTTTTTACCCCAAGTGACGTTTTTGTAGAGGATTATGAGCCTGTAGCCTCttctatttaataaaagaaagttaCCACAGCAGGAACAAAGCTTAAAACTAAATTCTAGCCAGATAAATAGTTTATTTCGAtccatatttattaatatactaCTAAACTACCCTCTCTCATCTTTAGTATAACTATTAAATATCTAAGTTTGATATATATcagattttatcaaaaaaatatttatgaatcattagacttcaaaatcaattcagatagaaaagaaatatataaaattgaaataatatattattggtAGATAATGTTTGGaagagcaaaaaaatatttaataaaaaaagaattatagcaTGACCAAAAACTTTTGCAAAGAAAGTAAATTTGGTGATTAAGAAGTATTTTGATTTATCTATTAAAGAGTGGGATTAATAAACTATGAAGTGGAAATAGCATCACccttattttagataaaaaaaaaaaaaggaaagtataaaaaataaaaaagatatacaaACTGATAGCATTAATTTGTAAGTATTAAAACAAggtttttatgaatttaaatgattagttttctatatatatatatatatatatatgtaccaTTTGGGCTCTTCAATTCACTATTTCTTTGGAGCTGCAAAATCAAggtaatcagttttttttttaattattattattattattggcttttcatttgctttttcCATTAGAGATGTCCTTATATTTGTGAATTGCCATAATTTTGTatagattaataataattaatgcttATCTTATGAAAAGATTATTCAATAAATCACTTCCTAAACAATTTCAACTAagagatttttgaaaaattactccagataaaaatatttctaaacttACCTtaagattaagatattttagggtttagtcaacccaaaacaaaactattacctaattaagattttatttagtagtttttttatgatgtgattagaattatttcatcaaaatttttCTAACAAAATTGGATTTGTAAACAAGAAAGCCTCGGTATATTTTCTATGATCAAtcttttttcccctcttttttcttctttaatttctctCATATCATGtcagtttattttcctttttatttctcaaccGTTAGATCTTGAATATCATATTTTGAACATCAAATCTTTATAAAGTTTTATATTGACTTATGTAcatatatgttaattaattttaatttttgatttcttGAATAAACAATCACTAttacaaaatcaatatttataattGTAACTGTATTGAAACaatattacttttcaaatacttttttaattattttcccaATATTTTCACTGGAGTGTGTTAAATGGCAAACTACCCTAAATACATTGGCAACCAACCATAGTTCATACATCCGAGAGGATGTTTTGATGGATATTTGATGTGAGCTTTGTGacagtcaaaaataaaataagctgTAAAAcgtaaatatttgtttcttaaataCTAGCATACAACAAATAAGACATTCAAAATGTATTAGAAAAGATAATTAGAAGGGCTAACAAGAAgccataaaagtaaaaaaagccATCTTCAAGTAAGTATAACCTTGGAACGCTTACAATGCAAAAACAGGATGTTGCGATCATATATACatgaaacacacacacacacacacacacacacacatatatatggaAGGTGaaatttgctttatattttagatttatttggaTTGCAAAACATAAGCATGAGCATTTTTAACTGACCGGTTTTGAttcaaaaacacataataaCCATAACCTTTTTACGAGCCCGACATGTTCTTTTGGCAATCCTCTTCATCCGGCGGGATTATGTTGTACACTGCAAAGATATCCCTTCCACCGTCACCACCATCCTCTTCAATCGGCACCTCTACAACTTTGAAACCCTGACTCACCAACTCATTCAAGCACTCACCTGTCCAATACCTCACCTCGCTCGCCGCCAAAACCCTGGTCTTGTTCCCAGACACCTTCTTCAACGTCCGCCCAAGCGCCGCCACCTCCTCCAGGTCAAAAAACACATCACTCAGCAGCACGACGTCGAATCGCCTCAACTCTCCTATTCGACTCAGCGACTCCTCCGATCCCCAAACGAGTTCCCTCACCTCGACTCGGTGTTCCAACTCGTTCGCTTCAACGTTCTTTACTAAGCCAGGGAGCAGCGGCGCGATGTCCGTTAGCACTACTCGACTGGCGCCAAGTAGTGCCGCTGTCAAGCCTGGCAGTCCGGCTCCCGCGCCGAGCTCGATGACGGACTTGTCTCGCAAATCAAACTGAGAAGTCGCGAGCCACCGAGAGAGTAGCAAGGCTGAGTCCCAAATCCATGACCCGGTGAATGCACGACCCGTTAAAGAGTCACACACGTCTCCGAGTTCGTGGATTTTAAGTGTTTGACCGGCGATGTCTATCTCTCTGACAGCCGTGGTTAACAGTCTTTGAAAGCTTTGACAAACTGTCAGTTTTTAGAGACAaacctttcattttattttttaatttatttctcaacttgcccgcttttttttttccttgctttccAGATGGCGCGACATCCAGGTAGCtgcttttaaatataaaaaaattctcctatttaaattattaagagtCTCAATCTacatagaaaaaagaattaatagaaTGAATAAATGATGAGGTCAAATCTTAACCTATCCAagagttaaatttaaaaataaaattgtgtatTTCTCTACTAAAAtccttataaattaaaaaaaataacaataaaaaagtaatacaataaaattaagtgTGCGAAAATAACGAAGAAAGTGCTCCGCATCAAAGCAGTGTTGCAACAGACTAACAACATTTCTCCCCCTTCGTTTGTTTTCACGCACGACAAGGTATTGCTACCTTGCGTTGGCATCTTTTGagctttaaagaaaataaagtggGTGCTCGAAGAAGAGCTGGGAATAGTATCTGTGCTAAATTCTTATAAGATGCCcagataaattgaaattttgtaatagtaatttgttttcttacaaAATTAACTGCTTAGTTTATATGCTTAAAAGATAGCATGCTGCATCAAGTTTTGgtacaaaatcatcaaaaaaaaaaaattactaattcacTGCTGAAAAGCACCAATCACCGTAAAAACCTTTTATAGTTTTGCAAATCTGCAtgacttgaaaaaagaaagaaaaaaaattaaaggctaaaaaatttacttaataaggagagaagaaaaagggaggcaaaggaaagaaaagccCACCCGGccctacaaaagaaaaaaagagaggagaagagaaaagaaaaggagaggaggGTTGAAAATGAAAGGGAGAAGGGCCAACCATGtctgaagaaaagaaagaacgaaGGAAGAGAGGAggataaaaagcaaaaaataataattgggtAGTTGGTTGGGCCAAATGACTCAATTggacaaaaaaaaccaactaataGCTGGTTGGGCGAAATGATCTGATTGggcaagaaatgaaaaatgaaggaaaGCAAACATAGAAAacgagaggggaaaaaaaaaagaaaaaatagtttgttCAAAGCTACACCAATGACTTTCAACCGACTTGATGGCGTAGAAGATTGCTCACATTGAGATGAAGCTGATGtcgtacaaaaaaaaacaccaattaaACAATGGGAGAAGGTTCATAAGTAGCTTAAAGACAACAAGCATGATCACATGCTAATGCATCCATTACAAGTGTCGagcatgatttatattttttttatgatttagtcCTTGATTTCTAACTCAATCCCCAATTTAGTAACTAAAAGCAACTCATTTGAGTCCTAGAAAGGCCCAATCAAGtatagaagaagaaatgagaaaaggaaagaaagagaaaaatgacCTAACTAGGCTTAACTACCCTAACCCAATCAAACCCGCAAAGAAAAGTgagggaaaaaagaaacaataaaagaaagaaatggtggTCAACCCAAATTAGCAAGCACTGATTGTTTTTATGCTGGCAAATCTTATGTTAGATGTGACATAAGGCACAAGATACACCTAATTTATTGTCACAATTCCAAAttcttcattttaatatttatcagtGTGGATACCCATCTAAATTCTCATCAGTATGATGCCCATACAAACtctttaaattatcaattaaaagcTTACCTGAAAAGCCatgtcctaaaaaaaaaaaaaacagattggtGTCTATATGAACAATTCCTAATATGCAAAAACGCGCAGTCTTTAATGGTGAATCATATATTTCTCTATGATTATTTTCATGAGTGAAACTATtagaatattagaaaaaaaaaagtaactggaacactaacaaaaattattttattgttgtttattgatgaaaatcacaaacaatttttgttttcatggaatttttttatgatgaaataaaaaaattagataaaaatcatgttggcAATTTTGTTAGTACTTCTAACATGTTAAATTGCCAATTGAAATTTCATCAGTGATTTTAGAAGGAATTAAAACTTGATAGTCcccccttttatttttctatttaattaaaatcacaacaactttatctttctctctctctcactcttaTTTCATTAATTCCATCACCCCCTTATAAATCCAGCTACCTAACTCATTGATGTTGACCAACCTTTATTCAGTAATGTCAGATTCCCACCTTTGGTTTCATTTATTGTTAAGCTTCCCTCCATCAAGTAAGCAAACTCACTCATTTAtgtttaaagttaatttattgaagtttgtttgtagtttttataattgtttgtatATGTAAGTGTTTTGGTtgttttataatgataattttattgcattaatgtatgatttgtatttttGGGTTTGTTAGGGATTTGgagtatatatatttaatttatcacttttaatgaaattgagtatgattttgtaattttggtgtgttagaattgaaaaaaatcataagtaatTTAACGGGAACCAATTATTTTGTGTCAATTAAGTTGGAAATTTGGGGAAAATTGATTATgtgtttgatttatattaattaaaggtATTAATTTAGGTTGAAAAAGTTTGAACCGATGAAATGATGCATAATTAATAACAATTAGGGTATTAATTGGtgctattatttatttgatgatgaTATGGTATGAAGATTTATGATGTTTATGATAGAGAGAGTAGTGATGATGGTagttaatgatgatgaaaaatttataatgatagTTATGATAGTAATAATATCGGTGGTAGTGATAGTGATTGTTATGTAATGATAATATTGAAGTGGTTATGATGATGACTAATGGTGATGGTGGCTGATAGTGACAATGACTGGTAGCGGTGGGCAATGAGGTGGTAATTATTACATGTTGATGGTGAAATGTAGAAAAGTTATGATGAcataatgataatgatgattattttgaattgtgttcattgtttttcttttaaataacaaGTCCAAGTCCAATAAAAGCTTTTTGTTTCATCAAGTAGTGTTAGTAATGATGGTTACATGAATCAAGGTTATGATTATGAAGAGGCATCTAATGTAAAAGTTATAGACCAATGTTCAATAGCTAAGgaataacaaaacaaacactTCTTATTTGATAGAGCCTATTTTAGGTAAAATCATATAGCATAATTAAAAGGTGATCTATTTATGATTGAAAGATGATAATTTATGGTAATTATTTTGTcacataatgttttatttatttgtattaaaaattattttaagttttacaaTTACATGAAAATAGCTtacttaaattgattttaatgtttatcGATATTAAAGTTACTCATTTTATCACCTCTTGATGAAGTGATCATTTGAAGAATCATTATTTCAATGAAGTTATATTTATAACCATCCTGAATGGATATATATGATAGATGTGTGGTGAAGAATCTTTAATAGTAGATAAATAATCTCTAACTTAAGTaactagatttttaaattttaaaaactaattaatgtatgaaatcaattaagaaaaaatcttgGTGGGACAACAATAACAAGACGCGTGTTAGGAAAGTATATGAAAACCATAATGCAACTAGGTAACTTTAAATAAACTAATGTTATATTATTCTAAGCTTGTATTCTTTTATTTCCTTACCTAATTTCTATTTCAGATTGTATGATTTTTTGTATAATacctacaaataaaaaattaaaaaggtcagcttgaatgataaaaagaagaggaaaaactaTAAACAGAGGCATGTCACAAAGAGTAATTGGGCGTTGTATAAAACATTTATGGTATCATAAAGTCTTATAAAACGCTCACGAtctagcaaaataaaaataaaaaaactcatgtttgATGAGCAAGCACACCGAATGAGCGATTTCGTTTATCAACCATGAAAATCACCTACTAAGAGTTTtggttgttatatattttttattttcttgaagtttaattatatgtttatttGTGATACTTTAAACAAACTatttaatttgtaagaaaaatagCTTGGACGAGAAGTAACTCCAATgaatttataaaactaaactcataaaaaagagagatttcGATCAAAAGGAGCATAAGTGTTCGTTGCAAGTGTTTTAATAGTTATCATTAGTTTAAGATTGTTTATTTACATCAacaatataaaatctaattgaatttatatttaactttttgttt
This genomic interval from Populus alba chromosome 1, ASM523922v2, whole genome shotgun sequence contains the following:
- the LOC118039041 gene encoding regulator of nonsense transcripts 1 homolog isoform X3, translating into MDAQDNSLYETASQPDTATDAYTFLEFNTQGESDFDYPEFRSPVNWPTPSDSLAATSSSVDPTSSDHRAAASNSDHHSDSPAASPAASKSAARGGANSGTQGVVEGLVASMGGLNFEETGDDDGYDFGKGDFTEHACRYCGVSNPACVVRCNVPSCRKWFCNSRGNTSGSHIVNHLVRAKHKEVCLHKDSPLGETILECYNCGCRNVFLLGFISAKTESVVVLLCREPCLNVNALKDMNWDLSQWCPLIDDRCFLQWLVKIPSEQEQLRARQISAQQINKVEELWKTNPDATLEDLEKPGVDDEPQPVALKYEDAYQYQNVFAPLIKLEADYDKMMKESQSKDNVTIRWDIGLNKKRVAYFVFPKEDNELRLVPGDELRLRYSGDAAHPAWQSVGHVIKLTAQEEVALELRASQGVPVDMNHGFSVDFVWKSTSFDRMQGAMKTFAVDETSVSGYIYHHLLGHEVENQTVRSALPRRFGAPGLPELNASQVLAVKNVLQKPISLIQGPPGTGKTVTSAAIVYHMAKQGQGQVLVCAPSNVAVDQLAEKISATGLKVVRLCAKSREAVSSPVEHLTLHYQVRHLDTSEKSELHKLQQLKDEQGELSSSDEKKYKALKRATEREISQSADVICCTCVGAGDPRLANFRFRQVLIDESTQATEPECLIPLVLGAKQVVFVGDHCQLGPVIMCKKAARAGLAQSLFERLVLLGVKPIRLQVQYRMHPSLSEFPSNSFYEGTLQNGVTVNERQSSGIDFPWPVPNRPMFFYVQMGQEEISASGTSYLNRTEAANVEKIVTTFLRSGVVPSQIGVITPYEGQRAYIVNYMSRNGALRQQLYKEIEVASVDSFQGREKDYIILSCVRSNEHQGIGFLNDPRRLNVALTRARYGIVILGNPKVLSKQPLWNSLLTHYKEHECLVEGPLNNLKQSMVQFQKPKKIYNDRRLFFGGGPGIVPNDNFGSVASSSPNADRRNSRARGSYMPPAPPNGTHKPGAHPAGFPMPRVPIPPFHGDPPSQPYAIPTRGAVHGPIGAVPQVPQPGSRGFGAGRGNAGAPIGSHLPHQQGTQQGIGNIGSFNFSSLDNPNSQPSVGSALSQPGYINNIPVQGSSQTFRDGFSMGGMSQEFLGDDFKSQGSHVPYNVADFSTQASQSGYAVDYVTQGAQGGFPGNFLNQNSQAGFSRFGSGNDFMSQDYMAHGSQGLFTQVGFNDPSQDDASQSHFGITNPNQLQSQPFAHYNTQPVNLQAPQQQSQQGQGTQNQKIHYNG
- the LOC118039041 gene encoding regulator of nonsense transcripts 1 homolog isoform X1, coding for MDAQDNSLYETASQPDTATDAYTFLEFNTQGESDFDYPEFRSPVNWPTPSDSLAATSSSVDPTSSDHRAAASNSDHHSDSPAASPAASKSAARGGANSGTQGVVEGLVASMGGLNFEETGDDDGYDFGKGDFTEHACRYCGVSNPACVVRCNVPSCRKWFCNSRGNTSGSHIVNHLVRAKHKEVCLHKDSPLGETILECYNCGCRNVFLLGFISAKTESVVVLLCREPCLNVNALKDMNWDLSQWCPLIDDRCFLQWLVKIPSEQEQLRARQISAQQINKVEELWKTNPDATLEDLEKPGVDDEPQPVALKYEDAYQYQNVFAPLIKLEADYDKMMKESQSKDNVTIRWDIGLNKKRVAYFVFPKEDNELRLVPGDELRLRYSGDAAHPAWQSVGHVIKLTAQEEVALELRASQGVPVDMNHGFSVDFVWKSTSFDRMQGAMKTFAVDETSVSGYIYHHLLGHEVENQTVRSALPRRFGAPGLPELNASQVLAVKNVLQKPISLIQGPPGTGKTVTSAAIVYHMAKQGQGQVLVCAPSNVAVDQLAEKISATGLKVVRLCAKSREAVSSPVEHLTLHYQVRHLDTSEKSELHKLQQLKDEQGELSSSDEKKYKALKRATEREISQSADVICCTCVGAGDPRLANFRFRQVLIDESTQATEPECLIPLVLGAKQVVFVGDHCQLGPVIMCKKAARAGLAQSLFERLVLLGVKPIRLQVQYRMHPSLSEFPSNSFYEGTLQNGVTVNERQSSGIDFPWPVPNRPMFFYVQMGQEEISASGTSYLNRTEAANVEKIVTTFLRSGVVPSQIGVITPYEGQRAYIVNYMSRNGALRQQLYKEIEVASVDSFQGREKDYIILSCVRSNEHQGIGFLNDPRRLNVALTRARYGIVILGNPKVLSKQPLWNSLLTHYKEHECLVEGPLNNLKQSMVQFQKPKKIYNDRRLFFGGGPGIVPNDNFGSVASSSPNADRRNSRARGSYMPPAPPNGTHKPGAHPAGFPMPRVPIPPFHGDPPSQPYAIPTRGAVHGPIGAVPQVPQPGSRGFGAGRGNAGAPIGSHLPHQQGTQQGIGNIGSFNFSSLDNPNSQPSVGSALSQPGYINNIPVQGSSQTFRDGFSMGGMSQEFLGDDFKSQGSHVPYNVADFSTQASQSGYAVDYVTQGAQGGFPGNFLNQNSQAGFSRFGSGNDFMSQDYMAHGSQGLFTQVGFNDPSQDDASQSHFGITNPNQLQSQGLMNSLYSQPFAHYNTQPVNLQAPQQQSQQGQGTQNQKIHYNG